A single region of the Pseudomonas mandelii genome encodes:
- a CDS encoding LTA synthase family protein — protein sequence MTLATAELVSAVGRFPNATDLQYLIDPQFLENSTGGGFAQPWLAATLCFGLAIWLITQWMGRSKPIPALPRSVWAAPLLLLIGHWGAQHLYPTDEDPWRLFNLPHQLLSASVGDVQSSAEEWLAGDVVDVTPQMAGLTQLDLEGQKLLAAPGRARNVLIIALEGIPGAYVGVNREALHSSYQENLMPNLSRWAERGMNTPDYVLHSHQTIRGLYAMLCGDYDKLDNGTPKGVEMLTQSERNQACLPAQLHQNGFATHYLQGAGLRFMAKDKIMPHIGFDATHGLEWFTNSNYLEFPWGKDDKAFFEGALEYVGQLKKQKKPWMLTLLTVGTHQPYSAPEDYLERYDTPKQAAVGYLDDALGQFLNGLERQGMLKDTLVVITSDESHGIDGVRLASSWGFNLMLAPEQDQLPKVKSGVYGHVDLSASILDYFALPFPPALSGRSLFRDYETGREIMSYTNDKLRYHNGQGTLTECDFQQRCRNYASPGFIAEHATLTGQYGGKRARQIAARATALDHSLLRTPLNQHYQFGSSAIIPLQTAIKDDWADNLIGAQYLEMPKGSLTRVRLTVRSVDPQQDAYILLKAKEREQDVPLGLPAEMIVTADQPLEMHFSFDNPQPRKAFSFHLLGYGLGAVEVSDFSVITELPGQDDLPTNIDKAEG from the coding sequence ATGACGTTGGCGACTGCTGAACTCGTCAGCGCGGTCGGGAGGTTTCCAAACGCCACAGACCTGCAGTACTTGATTGACCCTCAATTTTTGGAAAACTCTACCGGAGGTGGTTTCGCCCAGCCATGGCTGGCAGCCACTCTGTGCTTTGGACTGGCGATCTGGTTGATCACGCAGTGGATGGGCCGCTCCAAACCTATTCCGGCCTTACCACGTAGCGTGTGGGCAGCACCGTTGCTGCTGTTGATCGGCCACTGGGGCGCCCAGCACCTCTACCCCACCGACGAAGACCCTTGGCGCTTGTTCAACCTCCCGCATCAGTTACTGTCCGCGAGCGTTGGAGACGTTCAGTCAAGTGCTGAAGAATGGTTAGCAGGTGATGTTGTCGATGTCACTCCACAAATGGCGGGACTCACCCAACTCGATCTGGAAGGACAGAAACTGCTCGCCGCTCCCGGGCGGGCGCGGAATGTGTTGATCATCGCACTGGAAGGTATTCCCGGCGCCTACGTGGGTGTGAATCGCGAAGCCTTGCACAGCAGCTATCAGGAAAATCTCATGCCCAATCTCAGTCGATGGGCAGAGCGCGGCATGAATACGCCGGACTACGTCCTTCACAGCCACCAAACCATTCGCGGTCTGTATGCAATGCTGTGTGGCGATTACGACAAACTGGACAACGGCACGCCGAAGGGGGTGGAAATGTTGACCCAGAGCGAACGCAATCAAGCGTGCCTGCCAGCCCAGTTACACCAGAACGGATTCGCCACGCACTATCTCCAGGGTGCGGGCCTGCGTTTCATGGCAAAAGACAAAATCATGCCGCACATCGGTTTCGATGCCACTCATGGACTGGAATGGTTCACCAACAGCAACTACCTGGAATTCCCTTGGGGCAAGGACGACAAGGCCTTCTTCGAAGGAGCCCTTGAGTACGTTGGCCAGCTGAAAAAACAGAAAAAACCGTGGATGCTGACGCTACTGACCGTTGGCACCCACCAGCCCTATTCGGCTCCTGAAGACTACCTGGAGCGCTACGACACACCCAAGCAGGCCGCCGTCGGGTATCTGGATGATGCGCTTGGGCAATTCCTCAACGGCCTGGAACGTCAGGGAATGTTGAAAGACACCCTGGTGGTGATCACCTCGGATGAATCCCACGGTATCGATGGAGTGCGCCTGGCGTCCTCTTGGGGCTTCAATCTAATGCTCGCGCCCGAGCAGGATCAGTTGCCCAAGGTGAAGTCCGGGGTTTACGGGCATGTCGATCTGAGTGCCTCGATACTCGACTATTTCGCCTTGCCCTTCCCCCCAGCCTTGAGCGGTCGCTCGCTGTTTCGCGACTATGAAACGGGCCGCGAAATCATGTCGTACACCAACGACAAGCTGCGCTATCACAATGGTCAGGGCACCTTGACCGAGTGTGACTTTCAACAGCGCTGCCGGAATTACGCCAGCCCAGGCTTCATCGCGGAACATGCGACCTTGACTGGTCAGTACGGAGGCAAGCGCGCCCGTCAAATCGCAGCCAGAGCGACGGCGCTGGATCATTCGCTGCTGCGCACACCCTTGAACCAGCACTACCAGTTCGGCAGTTCCGCCATCATCCCTCTTCAGACAGCGATCAAGGATGACTGGGCCGATAACCTCATTGGCGCGCAGTACCTGGAAATGCCAAAGGGCTCACTCACTCGCGTGCGTCTGACCGTGCGCTCGGTAGATCCACAACAGGATGCCTACATTCTGCTCAAGGCCAAGGAGCGGGAACAGGATGTCCCGTTGGGCCTCCCCGCAGAAATGATTGTCACTGCGGATCAGCCATTGGAGATGCACTTCAGTTTCGACAATCCGCAGCCGCGCAAGGCGTTCTCTTTTCACTTGCTGGGCTACGGGTTGGGGGCCGTTGAGGTGAGTGACTTCAGTGTAATTACTGAGTTACCGGGGCAGGACGACCTACCCACGAATATCGACAAGGCAGAGGGCTAG